The proteins below come from a single Drosophila teissieri strain GT53w chromosome 3L, Prin_Dtei_1.1, whole genome shotgun sequence genomic window:
- the LOC122618617 gene encoding serine/threonine-protein kinase WNK1 isoform X1, whose protein sequence is MDGKTDPADAITHQKAGLTLGKPKKDKSVKGTSQAVSSDTKKMEARKSSSDTVIEPLIKQQAPLHSSKTTPTTLTANFVQNIRFVRKNVEQSGRNTNPLQFVELETEFPRDYDDNIEMLSREAEHLEEQFRTPTRSNATDATSHHVAGIIDNIITEASRSLTIEKTEDDVPLKSSTKHSSGVKRVGFQVEDKDDTEVQSEKQAKSIDDITKKTESSEASAEEATVTGASTDASASLLPSTSTVSTTSSATSITKSKSDEDDDPVAMSPCGRFFKYDKEVGRGSFKTVYRGLDTLTGVPVAWCELLDKQVKKSERTRFREEADMLKKLQHPNIVRFYTYWEFPIGRKKNIVLVTELMLSGTLKSYLKRFKKIHPKVLKSWCRQILKGLNFLHTRQFPIIHRDLKCDNIFITGTTGSVKIGDLGLATLKNRSHAKSVIGTPEFMAPEMYEEHYDESVDVYAFGMCMLEMAISEYPYSECKGPAQIYKKVISGIKPAALAKVEDPNVRDIIERCIELKKEDRPSCNELLESEFFDEDIGIRVEPTASEQFLSDPSISIIEFRLRFMDPKKRSSRHKENEAIQFEYNIKHDEYEQIAQEMMKENIISEDDSRAVARLLKVQVVSLLKERAQRQTQIKLQNEKSRLEKLALQKQRESLPTNVDEDEEEEDESEDEEDGVKWNQRLQLRYDLLNTDSETSLALSTNSVEPQQLSTRSNTSIPNSGIQQPVQVPGQVAVSQLISVQPQAIPSPAIPMQQKPTVHYIQPPQLASYQNSNAPIQEMTNNQVISPTGSQQMQQQPPVVASTVNHQVMPQQQVNQQQQPQMMQPIPQQVQVQQVGPQQQPQTVLPPQQHEQQPQQQQQPLQQQLQQLMHPNVQAPDLTQQQQMAQQQAQQYFQQQQPQQAVNMQQAYAMQQAGQQQQLSQPLQIQQQILQQQQAAVSHQQQIMHQQLAQHQLQQLQQQQLQQQQIQQQQQQQMQQQQLQQQQQLQQQQFVQQYAQALPQQQHQQLVTGSQVMAPHQHQQPIQIPVQIQVPPTSVAPQIQQTYNQQGPQVTLSDPQQHPAFSALPPQPTQFIQQPTQQPIQLSMPLEQQLQQLLHSQTAQQQQQAISHQQQQSLVQQQQQPLVQQQSPLVHHQQPLVQHQQPLVQQQPQPQTQQPLVVQQQPQQQPAVDQISQISSQGPVQQENLQAIQVNKEANVATEAMSVNSVHGTLETAPKTETQNSADADKQQKQSGTGTRSQKPRRSNRSGNERIPKLSVTSVDEGSVINCHMENKLKTITFKFDIGDVNPVEIANKLIAQDLLSNCQSTVFVEMINEIVDQVKQNPNQIPIPTYYRRNIEKRDETASDITKMFEPTIHGVETLPSGGGGAEQSNSNLTLEARSHVPNLPNAKEPQLNVSTPPTTTSTMSSSSTASRDAPNSSNDVTIGSGSVSRKTSTASEYTSLSIDYMPDSNITPTGPEPPLDNGKDKKPCSFAIARMQKLLESAGNGAPRSLNLPLNRHLKIQEDLKHTRSLDDLTAVKITFDMPNKAALGTSENAQQGTEAEAEKPKDKSAQAVGNQGTGAANTLEQLKIELENITHAHAFASAVVASINNRAPHQASPAMSTLKATSGQPQTQEIIKSNNGAGTSAPSVGQNTPTAALTSARGSGSSVYNSRRTSIDNSMGSDVHLHTATNLEGTVSNSDPTPTEASVGITIGTGHEKQLSKQPSLEKPSTTSISTNSSDPPQRNPSNGSINQNSIADLEKKLAALRNTENTDESSSATLSVVPKQVEEVVNPSARKISRFSVSRVQEQKTSTGVEEPAQGQLKIDLQVAGPGGQVQTNNSVQNGSVVNTPTEVISSPIQNVPLAINGIQLIYQQPQQIHQLPGGTSTTTSGAGAQCIVVPQVVNGTHVQQLSNIQPQQQSVHSNMTQQPQQPPLNGLPSMVNTLQQQPQQQPLPMQTVQSQQQQNQMPIISQQQQQQILIQQQQQQGSQQGSQQFNLPGTQQTHPQHQFIQSQPNQLHTLPPQVVSMAQGNMPHQLPPMQTMGAQQQMISQQQHQLQMQSHMHQQNVPGMYNQQAGAHVAAPQNFASAVPNHLLQQSPLMGSQQPAQTMQHVMQPIFNATSGEVTEEPVSLAATHPHLLPSDIQSDIKHNLDSLVNQLCNTRLGTNQHQRLLLLRQRQLIEEDELRLKHYVEYEKFQKALRQSISTNVPANAAYYSSAAAQLSTNLAAPAASSSSNSTSTSSANT, encoded by the exons ATGGATGGCAAAACAGACCCTGCAGATGCCATAACCCACCAGAAAGCTGGTCTTACTTTGGGCAAACCTAAAAAAGACAAGTCTGTCAAGGGGACGTCGCAAGCGGTTTCTTCAGACACCAAGAAAATGGAGGCCAGGAAGTCCTCCTCGGACACGGTGATCGAGCCATTGATCAAGCAGCAGGCACCACTGCACTCGTCAAAAACCACGCCAACGACATTGACGGCGAACTTTGTGCAAAACATTCGATTCGTCCGTAAAAATGTGGAACAGTCAGGCAGGAACACCAATCCGCTGCAGTTCGTTGAACTCGAGACGGAGTTTCCTCGGGACTATGACGACAACATCGAGATGCTTTCCCGCGAGGCAGAGCATCTGGAGGAGCAGTTCCGCACGCCAACGCGCTCCAATGCTACGGATGCCACTTCCCACCATGTGGCCGGAATCATCGACAACATAATAACCGAAGCGTCACGGAGTCTTACAATCGAAAAGACTGAAGATGATGTGCCATTGAAGTCTTCTACCAAGCACTCAAGTGGGGTAAAACGCGTTGGCTTTCAAGTAGAGGATAAGGACGATACCGAAGTTCAGAGCGAAAAGCAGGCAAAGAGCATCGACGATATAACCAAAAAGACGGAGAGCTCCGAGGCTAGCGCAGAGGAAGCTACTGTCACCGGGGCCTCGACAGATGCATCTGCATCCCTGCTGCCCTCCACGTCGACGGTATCCACCACATCTTCAGCTACATCGATAACCAAGAGCAAGAGCGATGAGGACGATGATCCGGTGGCCATGTCGCCGTGCGGACGATTCTTTAAGTACGATAAGGAAGTCGGACGTGGATCCTTTAAAACTGTATATCGTGGCCTGGACACGTTGACGGGTGTTCCAGTTGCCTGGTGCGAATTATTG GACAAGCAAGTAAAAAAAAGTGAACGTACCAGATTTCGCGAGGAGGCAGACATGCTGAAGAAACTTCAGCACCCAAACATTGTGCGGTTCTATACATATTGGGAGTTTCCCATTGGCCGCAAGAAAAATATTGTACTAGTCACCGAACTAATGTTATCTGGAACTTTAAAATC CTATTTGAAACGATTCAAGAAAATACACCCAAAGGTATTGAAGTCATGGTGTCGCCAGATCCTAAAAGGCCTCAACTTCCTGCATACTCGTCAATTTCCTATAATTCATCGTGATTTGAAATGtgataatatttttataactgGCACCACTGGTAGTGTTAAAATCGGCGACTTGGGCCTGGCAACTTTGAAAAACCGCTCCCACGCGAAATCTGTGATTGGTACGCCGGAGTTCATGGCCCCGGAAATGTACGAGGAGCATTACGACGAGTCGGTGGACGTATATGCATTCGGTATGTGCATGTTAGAGATGGCCATTTCGGAATATCCTTACAGTGAGTGTAAGGGTCCGGCCCAGATCTACAAAAAGGTGATTTCAGGAATTAAGCCAGCGGCGTTGGCTAAGGTGGAGGATCCCAACGTGCGCGACATCATCGAACGGTGCATTGAACTAAAAAAGGAGGATCGGCCCAGCTGCAACGAACTGCTAGAATCCGAGTTCTTTGACGAGGATATTGGTATACGAGTAGAGCCAACTGCTTCGGAACAGTTTCTTTCTGATCCGAGCATCAGCATCATCGAGTTCCGACTGCGATTTATGGACCCCAAGAAGCGCTCGTCCCGTCATAAGGAAAACGAGGCAATCCAGTTTGAGTACAACATCAAGCATGATGAGTACGAACAGATTGCGCAAGAAATGATGAAGGAAAATATTATATCTGAGGACGACTCTCGCGCTGTAGCTCGGCTTTTAAAGGTGCAAGTGGTGTCGTTGCTTAAGGAACGTGCCCAGCGTCAAACTCAAATCAAGCTGCAAAACGAAAAGTCTCGTTTAGAAAAGTTGGCATTGCAAAAGCAACGTGAGAGTTTGCCGACCAACGTCGATGAAgatgaggaagaggaggaTGAGTctgaggacgaggaggatggTGTAAAATGGAATCAGCGCCTGCAGCTAAGGTATGACCTGCTTAACACTGATTCAGAAACAAGCCTTGCTCTATCCACGAACAGCGTCGAACCGCAACAGCTTTCCACTCGGTCGAACACTTCGATTCCGAACAGTGGCATACAGCAACCTGTTCAGGTCCCAGGTCAAGTTGCTGTTTCTCAGTTGATCTCGGTGCAGCCACAGGCTATTCCGTCACCGGCTATTCCCATGCAACAGAAGCCAACTGTGCACTACATTCAACCGCCACAGCTGGCGTCATATCAAAATTCGAATGCACCGATACAGGAGATGACCAATAACCAGGTCATATCGCCGACGGGCAGTCAACAgatgcaacagcaaccaccTGTAGTGGCATCGACAGTGAATCATCAGGTCATGCCACAGCAACAAGTcaaccaacagcagcagccacaaatgATGCAGCCGATACCCCAGCAAGTTCAAGTACAGCAAGTTGGTCCGCAACAACAGCCCCAAACTGTTTTGCCACCGCAGCAACatgagcagcagccacagcaacaacaacagccactgcagcagcaactgcaacagcttATGCACCCTAACGTGCAAGCTCCGGATTTGactcaacagcaacaaatggcTCAGCAACAGGCCCAGCAATAttttcagcagcaacagcctcAACAGGCCGTAAACATGCAACAAGCTTATGCAATGCAGCAAGcaggccagcagcaacagctttCGCAGCCTCTTCAAATTCAGCAACAGATcttgcagcaacaacaagctgcTGTCTCACATCAGCAACAGATTATGCACCAGCAACTGGCCCAGCATCAGCTGCAACaacttcagcagcaacagcttcaacaacaacaaatacaacagcagcaacaacagcagatgcaacaacagcaactccaacaacaacaacaacttcaaCAACAGCAATTCGTTCAGCAGTATGCGCAGGCTttgccgcagcaacaacatcagcaacttGTTACGGGATCGCAAGTGATGGCaccgcatcagcatcagcaaccTATTCAGATCCCAGTTCAGATTCAAGTTCCACCAACTTCTGTGGCTCCTCAAATACAGCAGACTTACAACCAACAGGGCCCACAAGTAACACTTAGTGATCCCCAACAGCATCCCGCATTTTCGGCCTTACCACCACAGCCAACGCAATTTATACAACAGCCCACTCAGCAACCCATACAGTTATCAATGCCGTTGGAACAACAATTACAGCAATTGCTGCATAGCCAGACagcccagcaacaacaacaagctataagtcatcagcagcaacagtccttggtgcaacagcaacaacagccttTGGTCCAACAGCAGTCGCCTTTGGTCCACCATCAGCAGCCTCTGGTCCAACATCAGCAGCCTTTGgtacaacagcaaccacagccCCAGACACAGCAACCACTCGTTGTtcagcaacaaccacagcagcaaccTGCAGTAGATCAAATCTCACAGATTTCTTCGCAAGGGCCTGTGCAACAGGAAAATTTGCAGGCAATACAAGTCAACAAAGAAGCAAATGTCGCAACGGAAGCAATGTCTGTAAATAGCGTCCATGGTACCCTCGAAACTGCACCGAAGACAGAAACCCAGAACTCTGCTGATGCGGataagcagcaaaagcagtcAGGCACGGGCACACGCTCCCAGAAACCGAGGCGATCCAACCGGAGCGGAAACGAAAGGATTCCCAAACTAAGTGTTACCAGCGTCGACGAGGGCAGCGTCATCAACTGCCATAtggaaaacaaacttaaaacgattacatttaaattcgaCATAGGAGATGTAAATCCGGTTGAAATAGCCAATAAATTG ATTGCCCAAGATTTGCTTTCTAATTGTCAAAGTACAGTTTTTGTGGAAATGATCAATGAAATAGTTGACCAAGTCAAACAGAATCCTAATCAAATCCCTATACCGACTTATTATCGCCGAAATATTGAAAAG CGGGATGAAACCGCCAGCGATATCACAAAGATGTTCGAGCCCACTATCCATGGCGTTGAAACCCTGCCATccggtggaggaggagctgaaCAGTCGAACTCAAACTTGACCTTAGAGGCCAGGTCCCATGTACCCAACCTACCAAATGCGAAGGAACCACAGCTGAATGTCAGCACTCCGCCCACAACCACTTCGACCATGTCTTCCTCATCAACCGCATCGAGGGATGCGCCCAATAGCAGCAATGACGTGACCATCGGTTCTGGTTCCGTTTCTCGAAAAACGAGCACGGCCTCGGAGTACACTTCGCTATCGATTGACTATATGCCCGACAGCAACATTACTCCAACTGGTCCGGAGCCACCGCTTGACAATGGAAAGGATAAGAAGCCTTGCTCCTTTGCTATAGCCAGAATGCAAAAGCTCTTGGAGTCGGCCGGCAATGGTGCTCCTCGCAGTCTGAATTTGCCCTTGAATCGTCACTTAAAGATTCAAGAAGACTTAAAGCATACTAGAAGTCTTGACGATTTGACGGCAGTGAAAATAACCTTTGACATGCCCAACAAGGCCGCATTGGGAACTTCGGAAAACGCCCAGCAAGGAACAGAAGCGGAAGCGGAGAAGCCAAAAGATAAGTCCGCACAGGCTGTGGGCAACCAGGGAACCGGAGCAGCCAATACTCTAGAGCAGCTAAAAATAGAACTGGAGAACATAACTCATGCCCACGCTTTCGCTTCTGCTGTAGTGGCCTCGATTAACAACAGAGCTCCTCACCAGGCTTCCCCAGCAATGTCCACCCTAAAGGCCACCTCTGGACAACCACAAACCCAAGag ATAATCAAGTCAAACAACGGAGCAGGAACTTCAGCACCCTCAGTGGGTCAGAATACTCCCACTGCAGCCTTAACGTCCGCCAGGGGCTCTGGCTCATCCGTCTACAACTCACGTCGCACATCCATTGACAACAGCATGGGATCCGATGTGCACCTGCACACTGCCACTAATCTGGAGGGGACAGTGAGCAACTCGGATCCGACTCCAACTGAGGCATCGGTTGGAATTACTATCGGCACGGGTCATGAGAAACAACTTTCCAAGCAGCCCAGCTTGGAAAAACCATCTACCACTTCCATTTCAACGAACAGCAGTGATCCTCCGCAAAGAAATCCCAGCAATGGATCAATTAACCAAAATTCAATTGCGGATTTGGAAAAGAAATTGGCAGCTTTGCGAAATACTGAAAACACAGACGAG TCTTCATCAGCAACATTGTCTGTGGTTCCTAAACAAGTTGAAGAAGTCGTTAACCCAAGCGCGCGTAAGATTTCGCGTTTCAGTGTCAGTCGTGTGCAGGAGCAGAAAACTTCAACCGGAGTTGAAGAACCTGCTCAGGGTCAACTGAAGATCGACCTCCAAGTCGCCGGCCCTGGAGGCCAGGTGCAGACCAACAACTCCGTTCAGAACGGCAGCGTGGTCAACACTCCAACCGAAGTCATCAGCTCTCCCATTCAAAATGTTCCGCTAGCTATCAACGGAATTCAGTTGATATACCAACAGCCCCAGCAAATCCACCAGTTGCCAGGTGGAACCTCAACTACTACAAGTGGAGCAGGGGCTCAGTGCATTGTGGTACCTCAAGTTGTTAATGGCACCCACGTGCAACAGCTATCTAACATacaaccacagcagcagagTGTGCATTCAAATATGAcacaacagccacagcaaccaCCACTTAATGGGCTCCCATCAATGGTTAACACTCttcaacagcagccacaacaacaaccctTACCGATGCAGACGGTTCAgtcgcagcaacagcagaatCAAATGCCTATTATCtcgcaacaacagcagcagcagatcctgattcagcagcaacagcaacagggaTCTCAGCAAGGATCacagcaatttaatttgcctgGCACACAACAGACTCATCCCCAGCACCAATTTATCCAGTCGCAGCCCAACCAACTTCACACGCTTCCACCACAGGTGGTGAGCATGGCTCAGGGAAATATGCCGCATCAGCTTCCACCCATGCAGACTATGGGTGCCCAACAGCAAATGATCTcgcaacaacagcatcagTTGCAGATGCAATCGCACATGCACCAACAAAACGTGCCCGGAATGTACAACCAGCAGGCTGGAGCTCATGTGGCAGCACCTCAAAATTTTGCCAGTGCTGTGCCAAATCATTTGTTGCAGCAGTCCCCATTGATGGGGTCTCAGCAGCCAGCACAGACCATGCAACACGTAATGCAACCAATTTTTAATGCAACGTCTGGTGAAG TTACCGAAGAGCCTGTATCTTTAGCAGCTACGCATCCGCATTTGCTACCGAGCGATATTCAATCC GATATAAAGCACAATTTAGACTCATTAGTGAACCAATTGTGCAATACGCGCTTGGGTACCAACCAGCACCAacggctgttgctgttgcgtcAGAGACAACTCATCGAAGAGGACGAGCTGCGTCTTAAACATTATGTGGAATACGAAAAGTTTCAAAAGGCACTGCGCCAAT ctATTAGCACAAACGTTCCAGCTAATGCAGCTTACTATTCTTCGGCTGCCGCACAGCTTTCAACCAATTtggcagctccagcagcttcGTCCTCATCGAATTCGACATCCACTAGCTCCGCAAACACATAA
- the LOC122618617 gene encoding serine/threonine-protein kinase WNK1 isoform X2, with the protein MDGKTDPADAITHQKAGLTLGKPKKDKSVKGTSQAVSSDTKKMEARKSSSDTVIEPLIKQQAPLHSSKTTPTTLTANFVQNIRFVRKNVEQSGRNTNPLQFVELETEFPRDYDDNIEMLSREAEHLEEQFRTPTRSNATDATSHHVAGIIDNIITEASRSLTIEKTEDDVPLKSSTKHSSGVKRVGFQVEDKDDTEVQSEKQAKSIDDITKKTESSEASAEEATVTGASTDASASLLPSTSTVSTTSSATSITKSKSDEDDDPVAMSPCGRFFKYDKEVGRGSFKTVYRGLDTLTGVPVAWCELLDKQVKKSERTRFREEADMLKKLQHPNIVRFYTYWEFPIGRKKNIVLVTELMLSGTLKSYLKRFKKIHPKVLKSWCRQILKGLNFLHTRQFPIIHRDLKCDNIFITGTTGSVKIGDLGLATLKNRSHAKSVIGTPEFMAPEMYEEHYDESVDVYAFGMCMLEMAISEYPYSECKGPAQIYKKVISGIKPAALAKVEDPNVRDIIERCIELKKEDRPSCNELLESEFFDEDIGIRVEPTASEQFLSDPSISIIEFRLRFMDPKKRSSRHKENEAIQFEYNIKHDEYEQIAQEMMKENIISEDDSRAVARLLKVQVVSLLKERAQRQTQIKLQNEKSRLEKLALQKQRESLPTNVDEDEEEEDESEDEEDGVKWNQRLQLRYDLLNTDSETSLALSTNSVEPQQLSTRSNTSIPNSGIQQPVQVPGQVAVSQLISVQPQAIPSPAIPMQQKPTVHYIQPPQLASYQNSNAPIQEMTNNQVISPTGSQQMQQQPPVVASTVNHQVMPQQQVNQQQQPQMMQPIPQQVQVQQVGPQQQPQTVLPPQQHEQQPQQQQQPLQQQLQQLMHPNVQAPDLTQQQQMAQQQAQQYFQQQQPQQAVNMQQAYAMQQAGQQQQLSQPLQIQQQILQQQQAAVSHQQQIMHQQLAQHQLQQLQQQQLQQQQIQQQQQQQMQQQQLQQQQQLQQQQFVQQYAQALPQQQHQQLVTGSQVMAPHQHQQPIQIPVQIQVPPTSVAPQIQQTYNQQGPQVTLSDPQQHPAFSALPPQPTQFIQQPTQQPIQLSMPLEQQLQQLLHSQTAQQQQQAISHQQQQSLVQQQQQPLVQQQSPLVHHQQPLVQHQQPLVQQQPQPQTQQPLVVQQQPQQQPAVDQISQISSQGPVQQENLQAIQVNKEANVATEAMSVNSVHGTLETAPKTETQNSADADKQQKQSGTGTRSQKPRRSNRSGNERIPKLSVTSVDEGSVINCHMENKLKTITFKFDIGDVNPVEIANKLIAQDLLSNCQSTVFVEMINEIVDQVKQNPNQIPIPTYYRRNIEKGS; encoded by the exons ATGGATGGCAAAACAGACCCTGCAGATGCCATAACCCACCAGAAAGCTGGTCTTACTTTGGGCAAACCTAAAAAAGACAAGTCTGTCAAGGGGACGTCGCAAGCGGTTTCTTCAGACACCAAGAAAATGGAGGCCAGGAAGTCCTCCTCGGACACGGTGATCGAGCCATTGATCAAGCAGCAGGCACCACTGCACTCGTCAAAAACCACGCCAACGACATTGACGGCGAACTTTGTGCAAAACATTCGATTCGTCCGTAAAAATGTGGAACAGTCAGGCAGGAACACCAATCCGCTGCAGTTCGTTGAACTCGAGACGGAGTTTCCTCGGGACTATGACGACAACATCGAGATGCTTTCCCGCGAGGCAGAGCATCTGGAGGAGCAGTTCCGCACGCCAACGCGCTCCAATGCTACGGATGCCACTTCCCACCATGTGGCCGGAATCATCGACAACATAATAACCGAAGCGTCACGGAGTCTTACAATCGAAAAGACTGAAGATGATGTGCCATTGAAGTCTTCTACCAAGCACTCAAGTGGGGTAAAACGCGTTGGCTTTCAAGTAGAGGATAAGGACGATACCGAAGTTCAGAGCGAAAAGCAGGCAAAGAGCATCGACGATATAACCAAAAAGACGGAGAGCTCCGAGGCTAGCGCAGAGGAAGCTACTGTCACCGGGGCCTCGACAGATGCATCTGCATCCCTGCTGCCCTCCACGTCGACGGTATCCACCACATCTTCAGCTACATCGATAACCAAGAGCAAGAGCGATGAGGACGATGATCCGGTGGCCATGTCGCCGTGCGGACGATTCTTTAAGTACGATAAGGAAGTCGGACGTGGATCCTTTAAAACTGTATATCGTGGCCTGGACACGTTGACGGGTGTTCCAGTTGCCTGGTGCGAATTATTG GACAAGCAAGTAAAAAAAAGTGAACGTACCAGATTTCGCGAGGAGGCAGACATGCTGAAGAAACTTCAGCACCCAAACATTGTGCGGTTCTATACATATTGGGAGTTTCCCATTGGCCGCAAGAAAAATATTGTACTAGTCACCGAACTAATGTTATCTGGAACTTTAAAATC CTATTTGAAACGATTCAAGAAAATACACCCAAAGGTATTGAAGTCATGGTGTCGCCAGATCCTAAAAGGCCTCAACTTCCTGCATACTCGTCAATTTCCTATAATTCATCGTGATTTGAAATGtgataatatttttataactgGCACCACTGGTAGTGTTAAAATCGGCGACTTGGGCCTGGCAACTTTGAAAAACCGCTCCCACGCGAAATCTGTGATTGGTACGCCGGAGTTCATGGCCCCGGAAATGTACGAGGAGCATTACGACGAGTCGGTGGACGTATATGCATTCGGTATGTGCATGTTAGAGATGGCCATTTCGGAATATCCTTACAGTGAGTGTAAGGGTCCGGCCCAGATCTACAAAAAGGTGATTTCAGGAATTAAGCCAGCGGCGTTGGCTAAGGTGGAGGATCCCAACGTGCGCGACATCATCGAACGGTGCATTGAACTAAAAAAGGAGGATCGGCCCAGCTGCAACGAACTGCTAGAATCCGAGTTCTTTGACGAGGATATTGGTATACGAGTAGAGCCAACTGCTTCGGAACAGTTTCTTTCTGATCCGAGCATCAGCATCATCGAGTTCCGACTGCGATTTATGGACCCCAAGAAGCGCTCGTCCCGTCATAAGGAAAACGAGGCAATCCAGTTTGAGTACAACATCAAGCATGATGAGTACGAACAGATTGCGCAAGAAATGATGAAGGAAAATATTATATCTGAGGACGACTCTCGCGCTGTAGCTCGGCTTTTAAAGGTGCAAGTGGTGTCGTTGCTTAAGGAACGTGCCCAGCGTCAAACTCAAATCAAGCTGCAAAACGAAAAGTCTCGTTTAGAAAAGTTGGCATTGCAAAAGCAACGTGAGAGTTTGCCGACCAACGTCGATGAAgatgaggaagaggaggaTGAGTctgaggacgaggaggatggTGTAAAATGGAATCAGCGCCTGCAGCTAAGGTATGACCTGCTTAACACTGATTCAGAAACAAGCCTTGCTCTATCCACGAACAGCGTCGAACCGCAACAGCTTTCCACTCGGTCGAACACTTCGATTCCGAACAGTGGCATACAGCAACCTGTTCAGGTCCCAGGTCAAGTTGCTGTTTCTCAGTTGATCTCGGTGCAGCCACAGGCTATTCCGTCACCGGCTATTCCCATGCAACAGAAGCCAACTGTGCACTACATTCAACCGCCACAGCTGGCGTCATATCAAAATTCGAATGCACCGATACAGGAGATGACCAATAACCAGGTCATATCGCCGACGGGCAGTCAACAgatgcaacagcaaccaccTGTAGTGGCATCGACAGTGAATCATCAGGTCATGCCACAGCAACAAGTcaaccaacagcagcagccacaaatgATGCAGCCGATACCCCAGCAAGTTCAAGTACAGCAAGTTGGTCCGCAACAACAGCCCCAAACTGTTTTGCCACCGCAGCAACatgagcagcagccacagcaacaacaacagccactgcagcagcaactgcaacagcttATGCACCCTAACGTGCAAGCTCCGGATTTGactcaacagcaacaaatggcTCAGCAACAGGCCCAGCAATAttttcagcagcaacagcctcAACAGGCCGTAAACATGCAACAAGCTTATGCAATGCAGCAAGcaggccagcagcaacagctttCGCAGCCTCTTCAAATTCAGCAACAGATcttgcagcaacaacaagctgcTGTCTCACATCAGCAACAGATTATGCACCAGCAACTGGCCCAGCATCAGCTGCAACaacttcagcagcaacagcttcaacaacaacaaatacaacagcagcaacaacagcagatgcaacaacagcaactccaacaacaacaacaacttcaaCAACAGCAATTCGTTCAGCAGTATGCGCAGGCTttgccgcagcaacaacatcagcaacttGTTACGGGATCGCAAGTGATGGCaccgcatcagcatcagcaaccTATTCAGATCCCAGTTCAGATTCAAGTTCCACCAACTTCTGTGGCTCCTCAAATACAGCAGACTTACAACCAACAGGGCCCACAAGTAACACTTAGTGATCCCCAACAGCATCCCGCATTTTCGGCCTTACCACCACAGCCAACGCAATTTATACAACAGCCCACTCAGCAACCCATACAGTTATCAATGCCGTTGGAACAACAATTACAGCAATTGCTGCATAGCCAGACagcccagcaacaacaacaagctataagtcatcagcagcaacagtccttggtgcaacagcaacaacagccttTGGTCCAACAGCAGTCGCCTTTGGTCCACCATCAGCAGCCTCTGGTCCAACATCAGCAGCCTTTGgtacaacagcaaccacagccCCAGACACAGCAACCACTCGTTGTtcagcaacaaccacagcagcaaccTGCAGTAGATCAAATCTCACAGATTTCTTCGCAAGGGCCTGTGCAACAGGAAAATTTGCAGGCAATACAAGTCAACAAAGAAGCAAATGTCGCAACGGAAGCAATGTCTGTAAATAGCGTCCATGGTACCCTCGAAACTGCACCGAAGACAGAAACCCAGAACTCTGCTGATGCGGataagcagcaaaagcagtcAGGCACGGGCACACGCTCCCAGAAACCGAGGCGATCCAACCGGAGCGGAAACGAAAGGATTCCCAAACTAAGTGTTACCAGCGTCGACGAGGGCAGCGTCATCAACTGCCATAtggaaaacaaacttaaaacgattacatttaaattcgaCATAGGAGATGTAAATCCGGTTGAAATAGCCAATAAATTG ATTGCCCAAGATTTGCTTTCTAATTGTCAAAGTACAGTTTTTGTGGAAATGATCAATGAAATAGTTGACCAAGTCAAACAGAATCCTAATCAAATCCCTATACCGACTTATTATCGCCGAAATATTGAAAAG GGTTCTTAA